From a region of the Desmodus rotundus isolate HL8 chromosome 7, HLdesRot8A.1, whole genome shotgun sequence genome:
- the RNASE9 gene encoding inactive ribonuclease-like protein 9, producing MNWWTHPSSSSNPISSCTLRKGQYPQCQALPSPAQSLEHLLSEALTTQGLKEENMKTLLATQSLPVLLLLLQPLPLQVLMQRKHPGFPDHLAEEFEDYLDELYSTGPTKPPTKKSFQEHVIIPPRFPLYYEYDCSFEMRDRNVHDRLYCRKEHFFLPVAYEELQKTCSSKFVACKNGVRRCHKTKKIIEGLYCKLTEGIKMSGCQYETFYKKGYALITCRWQDDIGEIIPEHVNDILEISGKQ from the exons CTCCTGTACTCTTAGGAAAGGTCAATATCCCCAGTGTCAGgctctccccagcccagcccagtccTTGGAACATCTACTCTCTGAAGCACTGACAACACAAGGATTGAAAGAG GAAAATATGAAAACTCTACTCGCCACACAGTCCCTCCCTgtgctcctcctgctgctgcagccACTTCCATTGCAGGTCCTAATGCAGCGAAAACATCCTGGTTTTCCAGATCATCTGGCAGAAGAATTTGAAGATTATTTGGATGAGTTATATAGCACAGGGCCTACCAAACCACCTACCAAAAAAAGTTTTCAAGAGCATGTCATAATTCCTCCTAGATTTCCATTATATTATGAATATGACTGTTCTTTTGAAATGAGGGACAGAAATGTTCATGACAGGCTTTACTGTAGGAAAGAACATTTTTTCCTCCCAGTAGCATATGAGGAGTTACAAAAGACCTGTAGCAGCAAGTTCGTGGCATGTAAAAATGGAGTTAGGAGATGTCACAAGACCAAGAAAATAATAGAAGGACTGTACTGTAAGTTAACAGAGGGAATTAAGATGTCAGGCTGTCAATATGAAACTTTTTACAAGAAGGGATATGCCCTTATCACTTGCCGATGGCAAGATGATATTGGAGAAATTATTCCTGAGCATGTAAATGATATTTTGGAAATATCTGGCAAGCAGTAA